Sequence from the Cloacibacillus sp. genome:
TCGCCTTCAACAACAAAATATCCGACGCCCAGAAGGCCGACCTCATGACGATCTTTGAGAGCATGGGCGTCTGCGTCGCGCTCGGCGAAGACAAGATCAACGCCATCACCTCTCTCACAGGCCCGGCGCCCGTCTACGCCTTCTTCCAGGGCATCGTGGAATCCGCGCTGCTTCTTGGCATAGACCACAAGAACGCCGCTAAGATGGCCTTCGGCACAATCGAAGGATGCCTCAAAGTCTGGGAGAACAACAAGGACAACATCGGCGGCCTGCTTGCAGAGACAAGCACCCCCGGCGGCATCTCCGTGCGCCAGCTCTACAACCTCGAGCAGAACGCCTTCAAAGCGACGGTCAAGGAATGCTACGAAGAGGGCTTCCTCAGAACAAAGGCCTACAGCGACAGCATCTCGCAGATGCTTAACGAAGAGTAGTTCTTCCCGCCATTTGCAGCAATTAAAAAAGCTCCCGAGCTCCGCGCGTCAACCGCGCGAGCTTCGGGAGCTTTTTGCGCCGCCCGCGCAAAAATGCCGTGCGGTTACGGTTGTGAATAGAAGTAAAGGATGATAAAATAGACACGTCG
This genomic interval carries:
- a CDS encoding NAD(P)-binding domain-containing protein, translated to MKIGFMGSGAIAEILSQKITASGAAKAKDIFLYDVSTERLAYMNEKYGLSTCAKPGDMVAAADYVFMCVRSDNAIEMARTLSAYDFSGKAIVSISSGIPMALYEKNVPGAAVARALPNPPSRIGHGVVAVAFNNKISDAQKADLMTIFESMGVCVALGEDKINAITSLTGPAPVYAFFQGIVESALLLGIDHKNAAKMAFGTIEGCLKVWENNKDNIGGLLAETSTPGGISVRQLYNLEQNAFKATVKECYEEGFLRTKAYSDSISQMLNEE